The following are encoded together in the Juglans microcarpa x Juglans regia isolate MS1-56 chromosome 2D, Jm3101_v1.0, whole genome shotgun sequence genome:
- the LOC121250089 gene encoding GDSL esterase/lipase At4g28780-like, with protein sequence MPTLQVSMSSPRVVVMTTQLSTIALVVLSLGALLLPLPQAEARAFFVFGDSLVDNGNNNYLATTARADSPPYGIDYPTHRPTGRFSNGLNLPDIISEQIGSEPTLPYLSPQLTGQRLLVGANFASAGIGILNDTGIQFLNIIRIFRQFELFQQYQQRLSALVGEAQARRLVNDALVLMTLGGNDFVNNYFLTPFSARSRQFSIPDFSRYLISEYRKILRRLYELGARRVMVTGTGPLGCVPAELAMRSRNGECAEELQQAAGIFNPELVQMIKQLNSELGADVFVAANAFQMNMDFINSPQRFGFVTSKVACCGQGPYNGIGTCNPLSSLCPNRDIYAFWDPFHPSERANRLIVQQIMTGSSDYMNPMNLSTIMAMDSNI encoded by the exons ATGCCCACATTACAAGTGTCTATGTCAAGTCCTAGGGTTGTTGTCATGACCACCCAGCTGAGTACTATTGCCCTAGTAGTACTGTCACTGGGGGCATTACTACTTCCATTACCTCAAGCAGAGGCTCGTGCTTTTTTCGTCTTCGGAGATTCACTTGTAGATAATGGCAACAACAACTACTTAGCAACCACGGCACGTGCCGATTCTCCACCCTATGGCATCGATTACCCCACACACCGACCAACCGGCCGCTTCTCCAATGGCTTGAACCTCCCCGACATTATTA GCGAGCAGATTGGGTCAGAGCCCACATTGCCATACTTGAGTCCACAGCTCACCGGACAAAGATTACTAGTCGGTGCCAACTTTGCTTCCGCCGGCATTGGAATCCTCAATGACACTGGAATtcagttt CTCAACATTATAAGAATCTTTAGGCAGTTTGAACTGTTCCAACAGTACCAGCAAAGGTTGAGTGCACTGGTCGGAGAAGCTCAGGCACGGCGGCTGGTGAACGATGCGCTTGTCCTCATGACTCTTGGTGGTAACGACTTTGTTAACAACTATTTCTTGACACCTTTCTCAGCAAGATCACGCCAATTCTCTATCCCGGACTTCTCCCGCTACCTCATCTCTGAGTACCGGAAAATTCTGCGG AGGTTATACGAGCTGGGAGCCCGAAGAGTGATGGTGACGGGAACAGGGCCATTGGGGTGTGTCCCGGCAGAACTAGCCATGAGGAGCAGGAATGGGGAGTGTGCAGAAGAGTTACAACAGGCAGCTGGAATTTTCAACCCGGAGCTCGTCCAAATGATAAAACAACTCAACAGCGAGCTCGGCGCAGATGTTTTTGTTGCTGCCAATGCGTTCCAGATGAACATGGACTTCATCAACAGTCCCCAAAGATTCG GCTTTGTTACATCAAAAGTAGCATGCTGTGGGCAAGGCCCCTATAATGGGATCGGAACATGCAACCCGCTGTCAAGCTTATGTCCCAACCGGGACATCTACGCATTTTGGGACCCTTTCCATCCATCAGAACGTGCAAACCGCCTAATCGTGCAGCAGATAATGACCGGTTCTTCAGATTACATGAACCCCATGAATCTCAGCACCATTATGGCCATGGACTCCAatatctaa